A region of Deltaproteobacteria bacterium DNA encodes the following proteins:
- a CDS encoding glycosyltransferase family 39 protein, giving the protein MVVQLPLYQRGLSALDEGALQNATVRMLAGEILYRDVNTMLAPGIYYLQAVLYSLAGVRFVVSRAAMIVLNAATAALLYAIAETLMPPVWAALPAVLYALLIVWGFPVLTMLNYSPVAMLFMLGVVRLLLVDPARLGTPRLFAVGLLLGLGITCKQNFGFLGAVAAAGTAVLLTGPSRRARPRARAARGRRRDRRPSAARLLRRARGAQRPRARHDPRDAHRAANLLPPSDPRRSRRDPSRA; this is encoded by the coding sequence GTGGTGGTCCAGCTTCCCCTCTACCAGCGTGGGCTTTCCGCGCTCGACGAGGGCGCACTGCAAAACGCCACCGTGCGAATGCTTGCGGGGGAGATCCTGTACCGCGACGTCAACACGATGCTGGCGCCGGGAATCTACTATCTCCAGGCGGTGCTTTACAGCCTCGCGGGCGTTCGTTTCGTCGTGAGCCGCGCGGCCATGATCGTGCTCAACGCCGCGACCGCGGCGCTGCTCTATGCCATCGCGGAGACCCTCATGCCTCCGGTCTGGGCCGCGCTACCGGCAGTGCTCTACGCCCTCCTCATCGTGTGGGGATTTCCCGTCCTCACCATGCTCAACTACTCGCCGGTGGCGATGCTGTTCATGCTGGGCGTCGTCCGCCTGCTCCTGGTCGACCCCGCGCGGCTCGGGACGCCTCGCCTCTTTGCCGTCGGCCTGCTCCTGGGCCTCGGCATCACCTGCAAGCAGAACTTCGGGTTCCTCGGCGCCGTGGCCGCCGCCGGCACGGCGGTCCTTTTGACCGGTCCTTCTCGCCGGGCGCGTCCGCGTGCTCGGGCCGCTCGCGGCCGGCGTCGTGATCGTCGGCCTTCCGCAGCTCGCCTACTACGCCGCGCACGGGGCGCTCAGCGACCTCGTGCGCGACACGATCCTCGCGACGCTCACCGAGCAGCGAACCTATTACCACCATCCGATCCCCGACGTTCTCGCAGGGATCCCTCCCGAGCCTGA